GCCAAATGGATTCGCGGTTTGTACGTGAGTGCGTTTGCCGATTCCGATGGCATTCCCGTCGACGACAACTTTGAAGGGTGTTACCTGAATTATCCCGATCTTGATATGACTTATAGCGGCGGGCTTCCTGAAAACGGCAAAAATCCGGATTGGCGTTACATCTATTTCCCTGATGCTCACATCGAGGCCAGACTACGGAATACAAAAGCCCACTGGGATCCTCGGGATCTTTTCAGGAACGAAATGTCCGTTCCACTGAATGCTCCGGTGCGGGCAAATTTGGCTAACGCGTGATGGCTCCATGTCGTATAACAAGCCGTGCGTCATGGCGCACGGCTTGTTATACCTCTCAAGCATCCATGCGCTCGACTTTTCCAACCAGTAGTACATACGACAAGGTGCCCAGTACGGCCATTGTTGCGATGTAGGTGATAGCGCGCGAAAAGTCCGCGCCATTTACCAGGAAACCAATCATCAAGGGCGTGACCACGGCGGCAAGATTGCCAATCAGGTTGAATACGCCACCCGTCAGTCCAATCAGTCGTGCGGGAGCAAGCCCAGACACAAGCGACCAGGTGATCGACGCGAAGCCATTGCCAAAGAATGCAATGGACATGAATACGATGACCCATTCGGTCGATGGCGCATAATTGGCGCCGATGATGGACGCCGAGATGAGCAGCCCCGAGATGATCGGCAGCTTGCGTGCGGTACCTTGCGAAACGCCTTTGCGGACCAGCCAGTCCGACAGCAGGCCCGAACTCACCACCCCCACGAATGCGGCCAGGAACGGCAGTGACGCAAGAAAGCCAGATTTGATGAAGTCCATGCCACGATATTTCACCAGGTAGGTCGGGAACCAGGTGAGAAAGAACCAGAGTGTCGAATTGACGGCAAACTGGCCGATATAAATGCCCCACAGCTTACGCCGGCTCAGCACGAATGCAAGGTCGCGCCAGGTTGATGGCGACTTTTTCGTGGCTGCGTTCTGCGTAGTGTCGAGATCGACCAAACCACCGCCGCCGCGAATCACTTCGATCTCCGCCACATTAATACCACGGAAAGCCCGAGGTTCGCGATAGATGGCGTACCAAAGCACGCCCCAGACGATGCCCGCAAGGCCGGTGGCGACGAATACCATGTGCCAGCCTATGGTCGTCAACAGCCACGCGAGCACGGGCGTGAGAAATGCAAGCCCAACAAATTGCCCCGAGGTGTAGAAACCAATCGCCGTGGCGCGTTCGCGTGTTGGGAACCATGCCGTCACGACACGATTGTTGATGGGATATGCCGGCGCCTCAAGCGCGCCCACGGCCAGGCGAAGGACGAACAATGCGACGAACGATCCAGCAAACCCCAGCAGCACGGTGGCAGTGGACCATAGAATAAGTGCCACCGCATAGAGCACTCGCGGCGAAACCCGGTCGACCAGCCAGCCCCCCGGAATCTGCATCAGCGCGTAGGTCCAGCCGAATGCAGAAAATACCAGTCCTGCGTGCACGGGATCAATGTCGAGTTCGCGGAACAATTCAGGTGCGGCGATCGAAAGATTGCTGCGATCGAGATAGTTGATGACCACCGTTATGAACAGCAGTGCCATGATGGCGAACCGCTTGCGGGTTGGTGTCATGGGGCGGGTCGCCGAAGCGTTGTGTACCGGCGATGTATCGTTGTACATGATGAGGGTCCTTGTCACGATGGACTGTTCTTGGGGGTGGATTTTTTTCTATATCCCGACGTTACAGTGACGTCAATGTTGGGATGACGGCATCCATTGCGCCCTTGCGCCATATTTGCTGCGCGTGCGTCTTGCCAATGCGACATGGCATGTGTTCGGGACTGGCACACTGAATTCGAAGGTTTCCGGTTTATACAAAGGCGCCTAGGTGGCCGAGCCGCTGCTATCTCTGGTCCAGTTCTCAGGCCGAAACAAACCTTTTTGTGGCAGGGCAGCATTGCGTCACGCTCCTTCCTACATCTCTTTGTGGGTAAGTCTGACTGCAATCCGTGATGGATACGGCAACGATGCTGCTTTGACTTTTCGTTGATCGTGACATTTCGATGAAAAATACGCGCCCACGTATAAGCAACATGCCTGGACATATTGAGTAGAGGACACAAAGATGAAAAGGGACTATTTCACCTGCCGCATCAAACCTGCCTGCATCGGCATCGCACTTTCGTTCGTTGTTGTTACGTCAAAGGCGTCGGCGGAAGTGGCATTTCATCCCTCCGAAAAAACGTCCATCGCGCTTTATGGCGTGCTTGATGTGGCGAAAGCCTATGCAAACAATCAACGAGGCCGTTCGAACATCTATATCAGCCAGGGCAGTCTGACGGCCAATAGAGTCGGTGTGCGTGGAAGTGCGGAGCTAGGTGCCGACACGCAAGCCTTGTTCCGGCTGGAGAGCGGTTTCGATGCGATTACCGGGAAATTCGGTACGCCCGGTTATTTGTTCAATCGCCAGGCATTTGTCGGAGTAAGCAACAAGTCATACGGCACGTTGAGTGCGGGCCGTCAATACACACCGTACTTCCAATACACCGGCGCGCTTGGCCTGGCCCCTGCATTGACGGCCGCCACGGGCGCTCACCCTGGTGATGTCGACGCGATGGATGCGACGTTGCGCTTGAACAATTCGCTGACCTACACGCTACCAAAACTCGGTGGTTGGCAAGCAGGCGTACAGTACGGCATGGATGGATCGACAGGGCGTTTTTCGCGCGGCACCACCTTGAGCGCCGCCGTGCGCTACGACTATCAAGCTTTCTCCTGGTCGACGGGATATATCGGACTTAACCATATCCAGGAGAGCAGGGCGATTGCCACTTACGCCAACAACGCGCCCATCAATAAGGGGTACAACTCGGCGGACAACTCGCGAATACTCGCCACGGCAGCGCGTTACACGGACGGCAAGGGAATGGTTGGCCTTAGTTATTCGAATGTCCAATACCGGCCGGCTGCGGCGACGTCGCTTTTCAGGGAAACGGCCGTGTTCAACACGGTCGGTCTTATCTCCACTTATGCGATAACACCATCATTCACCCTGGCAGGTGGATACAGCTATACCGCGGAAGTGGCACGCAATGGTGTGCGTACTCCGGCGCTTTACCATCAGTTTTCAACCGGACAACTCTATACGTTGTCAAAGTACGTGGCGTTCTACGCCGTGCAGGGGTACCAGCATGCAGGGGGCAAGACGCTTGGCATGATGAGTGGCGTGACTGCCATCGTTGATGCGGTGGCTTCGGTAGGGGACTCCCAAAACGGCACACCGTCTTCCACTAGGCATCAGTTCGTGGCCATGCTCGGTGTGCGCTTCACCTTCTGAGGGATGGGAGGCGTTGCGCCTCCCATCCTTTTGGGTGGAGTTGTTACCAGCCCATGTAGTGACCACCGTTGATTGACAGGTTCGCGCCGGTGATCCAACTCGCTTCATCGGTGGTGAAGAAGGTGACCGCGTGGGCGATTTCTTCCGGCTTGCCCAGCCGCCCCACCGGAATCTGCGCCACGATCTTTTCGCGCACTTCTTCCGGCACGGCCATGACCATGTCGGTAGCCACGTAACCGGGCGAGACCGTGTTCACCGTGATGCCGAAGCGCGCGTTTTCCTGCGCCAGCGAGATGGTGAAGCCGTGCATGCCGGCCTTGGCGGCGGCGTAGTTGGCCTGGCCGTACTGGCCCTTCTGACCGTTAATGGAGCTGATCTGCACGATGCGGCCCCACTTGCGGGTGCGCATGTCCTCGATCACCGGACGGGTGACGTTGAAGCAGGCGTTGAGGTTGGTGTTCATCACATCCACCCACTGCTGGTAGGTCATTTTGTGGAAGGTGGCGTCGCGGGTGATGCCGGCGTTGTTGACCAGGATCTCGATCGGACCGCATTGGTGGTGAATGGCGTTAATCATGTCTTCGCATGATGTCGGATCGGCCACGTCGCCGGCCACCAGACAAACTTCGATGCCCTCGTCCTTCATAGTCTTGCGCCAGACCTCAGCCTTTGCTTCGTCGCGGTAGTTGGTGGCCACGCGATGTCCCTGCTTGACCAGATGGCGCACGATTGCAGTGCCGATACCGCCGGTGCCGCCAGTAACCAATGCCGTACGCTGTGTCATGAACCGATCTCCTTGATTGTCTGCATGGGAAGTTGCCGCACCCTATGTGGGACAACTTGGGGTTATACGCAGACATCATGAAAGAATATCGGTTCTCGGTATCACGAACATGCTTCGACTGCGTGCCGATCTTTATACCGGGTTACGTCACGCGATGATCGCTGCATTGCGGCAAATTTTGCGGGTCGAAATGTGCAAGTGTCGCATCGAGCAGACTGGGCGCATCGCGGGCCTTTTCATCCGGTGCCAGGCCAAGAAAGGACAGAGCATGTCGCAGGGCGGGGAGGGGGTGGGTGGGATCAACCTCAAGCGAGTATTCGGACTTCGATAACTTGCGGCCTTCACTGTCCAGTACTAGCGGCAAATGCAGGTAACGCGGTGTCGACAACCCCAGGCAATGCTGCAACCAGATCTGACGTGGCGTGGAGTCGAGCAAATCGCTGCCGCGGACCACGTCGGTGATGCCTTGCCATGCATCGTCCACTACGCAGGCCAATTGGTAGGAATAGAAACCCTCCACCCGGCGGACCACAAAATCGCCGACCGCATCACGCAAGCGCTGGCTTTGCGGGCCTTGCAGGGCATCGATGAAATGAATGTCTTCGTCCGGCACACGAATGCGCCAGGCCGGAGCACGTCTAGGATCGGCTGGCGCAATGCAGTGCCCGTCGCGGTGCAATCCGCCGCCTGCCGCCAGATCGCTGCGGCTGCACCAACAAGGAAACACCCGATCATCACGACACAATTGCTCGAATGCCGCATCGTAGGCGGCGATACGGGATGATTGATAGATGACAGGCCCGTCGGCGACCAGCCCGAACGCGGGCAAGGCGGCGAGAATGGCGTTGGCGGAACCGGCCAGCTCGCGGGGCGGATCGATATCTTCCATCCGCACCAGCCATGGACCGCCTGCATGCCGGGCACACAGCCAACTTCCCACAGCGGCAACCAGGGAGCCGGCATGCAGAAGACCAGTGGGCGAGGGGGCAAAGCGTCCGCGGTAACTCATCTGTTTATTTTACGGAAGCTGACCATGCTGCCTACGACATGCCAGCTAAATACGCTTATGCCTTGAAAAGGTGGTTTTTGCCCGAACCTCTGGGTCCGGATTACTATGGTTCCGTTTGGTGTGACCGATCAAGGAGAGTTATGCGACGCATCGCACTTTTTCTGCTTACCAATATTGCCGTCCTGTTCCTGCTGAGCATCGTCTGCCGTCTGTTCGGCGTCGATCAATGGGCGGCCATGCATGGCTACGGCGGCATGGGAGGGCTGTTGATCTATGCCGCCGTGTTCGGCATGGGCGGTGCCTTTATCTCGCTGGCCATGTCCAAGTGGATGGCCAAGATGTCCACCCGTGCCCGGGTGATCGAGCAGCCGCAGAACGAAGCCGAGCGCTGGCTAATGGACACGGTACGCCGTCACGCGCAGAACGCTGGCATCGGTATGCCGGAGGTGGCGATCTACGATGCGCCAGAAATGAACGCCTTCGCCACGGGCATGACCAAAAACAGCTCGCTGGTGGCCGTGAGCACCGGCCTGTTGCAGCAGATGGATCGCGAGCAAGTGTCGGCAGTGCTTGGCCATGAAATCGGCCACGTTGCCAATGGCGACATGGTGACCCTCACCCTGATCCAGGGCGTGGTCAATACGCTGGTGATCCTGGCAGCGCGCATCGTGGGCCGTCTGGTGGATAGCTGGCTTTCCGGTGGACGCGATAACCGCGAGGGCGGTGGTATGGGCTACTTCGTTTGCGTGATGGTGCTGCAACTCGTGTTCGGCCTATTTGCCTCGATGATCGTGATGGCCTTCTCGCGCTGGCGCGAATTCCGCGCCGATGCGGCCGGCGCCAAACTGGCGGGGCGTGGTGCGATGATCTCCGCCTTGCAGCGCCTGCAGCTTAATCACGGTGAAAGCACCTTGCCCAAGACGATGGCGGCTTTCGGTATCTCCGGTCCGCTGGCGCAGGGGTTGAAACGCCTGTTCATGAGCCATCCGCCGCTGGAAGAGCGCATCGCCGCATTGCAAAAGCAGGTGTGATGCCATTGGTTTTTCCCTCTCCCCTTTGGGGAGAGGAACTTAAGTCTTCTCCACTCCATTGACCTGACCTTTTCAATCAGACCATGACTATCGCCGAAACCTGCAAATTCGAAGCCGAAGTCGCCCAGGTGCTGCACCTGGTGACGCACTCCCTGTATTCGCACAAGGAAATCTTCCTGCGTGAGCTGATTTCCAATGCCTCCGATGCCTGCGACAAATTGCGTTTTGAATCCATCGCTAAACCTGAGCTGCTTGCTGGCGATGCCGAACTGCATATCGACGTGAGCTGGGATCCGGCCGCACGCACCATTACCGTGCGTGACAACGGGGTAGGCATGAGTCGCGAGGAAGTCGTAGCCAATATCGGCACCATTGCCAGCTCCGGCACGCGCCGTTTCCTTGAGGCAATGAGCACGGAGCAGAAGAGCGATGCACGCCTGATCGGCCAGTTCGGCGTGGGCTTCTATTCGGCCTTCGTGGTAGCGGACAGAGTGACAGTGCTGAGTCGGCGCGCCGGTGCTCTCGCCAGCGACGGCGTGAAGTGGGAAAGCGACGGCAAGGGCGAGTATTCGCTGGAACCGGTTGATCTGCCTGAGCGTGGTACGGCTGTCGTATTGCATCTGAAGGCCGACGAGGACGAATTCCTCAAGCGCTGGCAATTGCGTTCACTGATTACGCGTTATTCGGATCATGTCGCTTTTCCGATCCGCATGCCGATGGAGAAGGATGACAAGCCCACCGACGAGTGGGAAATCGTCAACGCTGCCTCGGCGTTGTGGACCAAGCCCAAAAGCGAGATCAGCAACGAGGATTACCAGAGTTTCTACAAGTCGCTCGGCCACGATTTCAACGATGCGCTGGCCTGGACGCATAACCGCGTGGAAGGCAGCCAGAGCTTTACCACGTTGCTTTACCTTCCATCGCAGCCGCCGTTCGAGCTGATGATGGGAGGACGCGATGAGCGCAAGGGGCTGAAGCTTTACATCAAGCGCGTCTTCATCATGG
The sequence above is a segment of the Dyella sp. M7H15-1 genome. Coding sequences within it:
- a CDS encoding MFS transporter codes for the protein MYNDTSPVHNASATRPMTPTRKRFAIMALLFITVVINYLDRSNLSIAAPELFRELDIDPVHAGLVFSAFGWTYALMQIPGGWLVDRVSPRVLYAVALILWSTATVLLGFAGSFVALFVLRLAVGALEAPAYPINNRVVTAWFPTRERATAIGFYTSGQFVGLAFLTPVLAWLLTTIGWHMVFVATGLAGIVWGVLWYAIYREPRAFRGINVAEIEVIRGGGGLVDLDTTQNAATKKSPSTWRDLAFVLSRRKLWGIYIGQFAVNSTLWFFLTWFPTYLVKYRGMDFIKSGFLASLPFLAAFVGVVSSGLLSDWLVRKGVSQGTARKLPIISGLLISASIIGANYAPSTEWVIVFMSIAFFGNGFASITWSLVSGLAPARLIGLTGGVFNLIGNLAAVVTPLMIGFLVNGADFSRAITYIATMAVLGTLSYVLLVGKVERMDA
- a CDS encoding porin, which encodes MKRDYFTCRIKPACIGIALSFVVVTSKASAEVAFHPSEKTSIALYGVLDVAKAYANNQRGRSNIYISQGSLTANRVGVRGSAELGADTQALFRLESGFDAITGKFGTPGYLFNRQAFVGVSNKSYGTLSAGRQYTPYFQYTGALGLAPALTAATGAHPGDVDAMDATLRLNNSLTYTLPKLGGWQAGVQYGMDGSTGRFSRGTTLSAAVRYDYQAFSWSTGYIGLNHIQESRAIATYANNAPINKGYNSADNSRILATAARYTDGKGMVGLSYSNVQYRPAAATSLFRETAVFNTVGLISTYAITPSFTLAGGYSYTAEVARNGVRTPALYHQFSTGQLYTLSKYVAFYAVQGYQHAGGKTLGMMSGVTAIVDAVASVGDSQNGTPSSTRHQFVAMLGVRFTF
- the gluQRS gene encoding tRNA glutamyl-Q(34) synthetase GluQRS, which gives rise to MSYRGRFAPSPTGLLHAGSLVAAVGSWLCARHAGGPWLVRMEDIDPPRELAGSANAILAALPAFGLVADGPVIYQSSRIAAYDAAFEQLCRDDRVFPCWCSRSDLAAGGGLHRDGHCIAPADPRRAPAWRIRVPDEDIHFIDALQGPQSQRLRDAVGDFVVRRVEGFYSYQLACVVDDAWQGITDVVRGSDLLDSTPRQIWLQHCLGLSTPRYLHLPLVLDSEGRKLSKSEYSLEVDPTHPLPALRHALSFLGLAPDEKARDAPSLLDATLAHFDPQNLPQCSDHRVT
- the phbB gene encoding acetoacetyl-CoA reductase, which gives rise to MTQRTALVTGGTGGIGTAIVRHLVKQGHRVATNYRDEAKAEVWRKTMKDEGIEVCLVAGDVADPTSCEDMINAIHHQCGPIEILVNNAGITRDATFHKMTYQQWVDVMNTNLNACFNVTRPVIEDMRTRKWGRIVQISSINGQKGQYGQANYAAAKAGMHGFTISLAQENARFGITVNTVSPGYVATDMVMAVPEEVREKIVAQIPVGRLGKPEEIAHAVTFFTTDEASWITGANLSINGGHYMGW
- the htpX gene encoding protease HtpX yields the protein MRRIALFLLTNIAVLFLLSIVCRLFGVDQWAAMHGYGGMGGLLIYAAVFGMGGAFISLAMSKWMAKMSTRARVIEQPQNEAERWLMDTVRRHAQNAGIGMPEVAIYDAPEMNAFATGMTKNSSLVAVSTGLLQQMDREQVSAVLGHEIGHVANGDMVTLTLIQGVVNTLVILAARIVGRLVDSWLSGGRDNREGGGMGYFVCVMVLQLVFGLFASMIVMAFSRWREFRADAAGAKLAGRGAMISALQRLQLNHGESTLPKTMAAFGISGPLAQGLKRLFMSHPPLEERIAALQKQV